From a single Streptomyces liliifuscus genomic region:
- a CDS encoding magnesium and cobalt transport protein CorA: MSDRRARRPVPPSGGGRKPVWRRAVPETTPPPADPPAPRPAPAEPVPAEVGSVVQAALYRDGTRVANPATLADTFRELREQPDGMAWIGLARPTEEEILSLAAEFDLHPLAVEDAMEAHQRPKLERYGETLFVVLRAARYLDASEEVDFGELHVFIGPDFLITVRHGAAPDLSAVRRRMEETPELLKLGPEAVLYAILDAVVDGYAPVVAGVQNDIDEIETEVFGGDPWVSRRIYELSREMVEFQRATRPLVGMLHGLMAGFAKYGTDEELQRYLRDVADHVTHTSERVDGFRQALTDILTVNATLVTQQQNAEMRALAEAGFEQNEEIKKISSWAAILFAPTLVGTIYGMNFDDMPELGWTFGYPFAIGLMGVVCVSLYFIFKRRDWL; the protein is encoded by the coding sequence ATGTCAGACCGCCGGGCCCGCCGCCCCGTGCCGCCTTCGGGGGGCGGCCGGAAGCCGGTGTGGCGGCGCGCCGTGCCCGAGACGACGCCACCCCCGGCGGATCCCCCGGCGCCTCGTCCGGCCCCGGCCGAGCCGGTTCCCGCGGAGGTCGGCAGCGTCGTACAGGCAGCGCTCTACCGCGACGGGACGCGTGTCGCGAACCCCGCCACCCTCGCGGACACGTTCCGGGAGCTGCGCGAGCAGCCGGACGGCATGGCGTGGATCGGTCTGGCCCGTCCGACGGAAGAGGAGATCCTTTCCCTGGCGGCCGAGTTCGATCTGCACCCGCTCGCGGTCGAGGACGCGATGGAGGCCCATCAACGGCCGAAGCTGGAGCGCTACGGCGAGACGCTCTTCGTCGTGCTGCGGGCCGCCCGGTATCTCGACGCGTCGGAGGAGGTCGACTTCGGCGAGCTGCACGTCTTCATCGGCCCCGACTTCCTGATCACGGTCCGGCACGGCGCGGCCCCCGATCTCTCGGCCGTGCGCCGCCGCATGGAGGAGACGCCGGAGCTGCTGAAACTGGGCCCCGAGGCGGTCCTGTACGCGATCCTGGACGCCGTCGTGGACGGTTACGCCCCGGTCGTCGCCGGTGTCCAGAACGACATCGACGAGATCGAGACCGAGGTCTTCGGCGGCGACCCCTGGGTGTCCCGCCGTATCTACGAACTGTCCCGCGAGATGGTCGAGTTCCAGCGCGCCACCCGCCCCCTGGTCGGCATGCTGCACGGCCTGATGGCCGGCTTCGCCAAGTACGGCACCGACGAGGAGCTCCAGCGCTACCTCCGCGACGTCGCCGACCACGTCACCCACACCAGCGAACGCGTGGACGGCTTCCGCCAGGCCCTCACGGACATCCTCACGGTGAACGCGACCCTGGTCACCCAGCAGCAGAACGCGGAGATGCGAGCCCTGGCCGAGGCGGGCTTCGAACAGAACGAGGAGATCAAGAAGATCTCCTCCTGGGCCGCCATCCTCTTCGCCCCCACGCTGGTCGGGACGATCTACGGCATGAACTTCGACGACATGCCGGAACTGGGCTGGACCTTCGGATACCCCTTCGCGATCGGCCTGATGGGCGTGGTGTGCGTGAGCCTGTACTTCATCTTCAAGCGACGGGACTGGCTCTGA
- the meaB gene encoding methylmalonyl Co-A mutase-associated GTPase MeaB, translated as MAIDLDTYVKGVLDGKRALVARAITLVESTRPQHRAMAQELLTELLPHSGKARRIGISGVPGVGKSTFIDAFGTLLTSLGYRVAVLAVDPSSTRTGGSILGDKTRMERLSVDPAAFIRPSPTAGTLGGVAKATRESIVVMEAAGFDVVLVETVGVGQSETAVANMVDSFLLLTLARTGDQLQGIKKGVLELADVIAVNKADGPHERDARGAARELAGALRLMHPADAAWTPPVLSCSARESTGLDTVWERLEQHRTLLDSTGRLAAKRRDQQVDWTWTMVRDELLGRLHSDPAVRALGPGLEQRVRDGELTATLAAERILRAFAGETD; from the coding sequence ATGGCGATCGACCTCGACACCTATGTGAAGGGCGTGCTCGACGGGAAGCGGGCGCTGGTGGCGCGGGCCATCACGCTCGTCGAGTCGACGAGGCCCCAACACCGGGCTATGGCACAGGAGTTGCTGACCGAGCTGCTGCCGCACAGCGGGAAGGCCCGGCGGATCGGCATCAGCGGGGTGCCGGGCGTGGGCAAGTCGACGTTCATCGACGCGTTCGGCACGCTGCTCACCTCGCTCGGGTACCGGGTCGCTGTGCTCGCCGTCGACCCGTCGTCGACCCGGACGGGCGGGTCCATCCTGGGCGACAAGACGCGGATGGAACGGCTATCCGTCGACCCGGCGGCCTTCATCCGGCCCTCCCCCACCGCCGGAACGCTCGGCGGGGTCGCCAAGGCGACCCGGGAGTCGATCGTGGTGATGGAGGCGGCCGGTTTTGACGTCGTACTCGTGGAGACGGTCGGTGTCGGCCAGTCGGAGACCGCCGTCGCGAACATGGTCGACTCGTTCCTGCTCCTCACCCTCGCCCGGACCGGGGACCAGTTGCAGGGCATCAAGAAGGGTGTCCTGGAGCTGGCCGACGTGATCGCCGTCAACAAGGCGGACGGACCGCACGAGCGCGACGCCCGGGGCGCGGCAAGGGAGTTGGCGGGCGCACTGCGGCTGATGCACCCCGCCGACGCCGCCTGGACGCCACCGGTGCTGAGTTGCAGTGCCCGTGAGTCGACCGGCCTGGACACGGTCTGGGAGCGTCTCGAACAGCACCGTACGCTGCTCGACTCGACCGGCCGTCTCGCCGCCAAACGCCGTGACCAGCAGGTCGACTGGACCTGGACGATGGTGCGCGACGAACTCCTCGGCCGCCTGCACTCCGACCCCGCCGTACGCGCTCTCGGGCCCGGTCTCGAACAGCGGGTCAGGGACGGCGAGTTGACGGCCACGCTCGCCGCCGAGCGCATCCTGCGGGCGTTCGCCGGCGAGACGGACTGA
- a CDS encoding methylmalonyl-CoA mutase subunit beta → MTVLPDDGLSLAAEFPDATHEQWQRLVAGVLRKSGKEVSDDAAEDALSTTLEDGLRARPLYSAHDSAPDPGLPGFAPFIRGGRAEGNTLGGWDVRQRHTAADNGAVLADLENGVASLWLAVGAGGFPVSSLGSVLDGVYLDLAPVVLEAGREVEPVARELLRLYEERGVTRDAARGNLGADPLGHEARTGDDGFDFAPVAALARLCAEEYPGLRALTVDALPYHEAGGSAAQELGCSLATGVAYLRELTGAGLSVEQASAQLEFRYAATADQFLTIAKLRAARRLWARVAEVCGVPGGQVQHAVTSPVMMSRRDPWVNMLRATVATLAAGVGGAESVTVLPFDHALGLPDAFARRIARNTSTILVEESHLSRVIDPAGGSWYVERLTDELAHAGWEFFQSIERAGGQAAALRSGLVGEELAATWAARSAKLAKRREPVTGVSEFPHLAERVVAREPAPEPPSGGLPRVRRDEAFENLRARSDAHLAATGTRPRIFLAALGPAAAHTARLTFASNLFQAGGIEPVTEGAFEDSGATEACLCSSDALYEEQAAEVTASLRSAGATQVFLAGRPGQYPGVDAYVFAGCDAVAVLSATLDRMGVS, encoded by the coding sequence ATGACGGTCCTGCCTGACGACGGGCTCTCGCTGGCCGCCGAGTTCCCTGACGCGACCCATGAGCAGTGGCAACGCCTCGTGGCGGGCGTACTGCGCAAGTCGGGCAAGGAAGTCTCGGACGACGCAGCTGAGGACGCCCTGTCCACCACGCTCGAGGACGGGCTGCGCGCCCGGCCCCTCTACAGCGCTCACGACTCCGCGCCGGATCCCGGCCTGCCCGGTTTCGCCCCCTTCATAAGAGGTGGCCGTGCCGAGGGCAACACCCTCGGCGGCTGGGACGTACGCCAGCGGCACACGGCCGCCGACAACGGCGCGGTCCTCGCCGACCTGGAGAACGGGGTCGCCTCGCTGTGGCTGGCCGTCGGCGCGGGCGGCTTCCCCGTGTCGTCGCTCGGCAGCGTTCTCGACGGCGTCTACCTCGATCTGGCACCGGTCGTCCTGGAAGCGGGGCGTGAAGTGGAGCCCGTCGCACGGGAGTTGCTGCGGCTGTACGAGGAGCGGGGCGTCACGCGCGACGCCGCCCGTGGCAACCTCGGCGCCGATCCCCTGGGCCATGAGGCCCGTACGGGGGACGACGGGTTCGACTTCGCACCCGTCGCCGCTCTCGCGCGGCTGTGCGCCGAGGAGTACCCGGGGCTGCGGGCGCTGACGGTCGACGCGTTGCCGTACCACGAGGCCGGCGGGTCCGCCGCGCAGGAGCTGGGCTGCTCGCTGGCGACCGGTGTCGCCTATCTGCGGGAGCTGACCGGTGCGGGGCTGAGCGTCGAACAGGCTTCTGCGCAGCTGGAGTTCCGGTACGCGGCCACCGCCGACCAGTTCCTCACCATCGCCAAGTTGCGTGCGGCGCGCAGGCTCTGGGCTCGGGTCGCCGAGGTCTGCGGGGTGCCGGGCGGGCAGGTGCAGCACGCGGTGACCTCGCCGGTGATGATGAGCCGCCGGGATCCGTGGGTGAACATGCTGCGGGCGACGGTCGCGACGCTCGCGGCCGGGGTCGGCGGCGCCGAGTCCGTCACCGTGCTGCCCTTCGACCACGCCCTCGGTCTGCCGGACGCGTTCGCGCGCCGGATCGCCCGCAACACCTCGACGATCCTGGTCGAGGAGTCGCATCTGTCCCGGGTGATCGACCCGGCGGGCGGCTCCTGGTACGTGGAGCGCCTCACCGACGAACTCGCCCACGCGGGCTGGGAGTTCTTCCAGTCCATCGAGCGGGCGGGTGGCCAGGCGGCCGCCCTGCGGTCGGGTCTCGTCGGCGAGGAGCTGGCCGCCACCTGGGCGGCCCGCAGCGCGAAGCTGGCCAAGCGGCGTGAACCCGTCACCGGGGTCAGCGAGTTCCCGCACCTCGCCGAGCGGGTGGTGGCACGCGAGCCAGCGCCCGAGCCGCCGTCCGGCGGCCTCCCGCGTGTGCGCCGCGACGAGGCGTTCGAGAACCTGCGTGCCCGCTCCGACGCCCACCTGGCGGCGACCGGCACCCGACCGCGGATCTTCCTGGCCGCCCTCGGCCCGGCCGCCGCCCACACCGCCCGCCTCACCTTCGCCTCCAACCTGTTCCAGGCGGGCGGCATCGAACCCGTCACGGAAGGCGCGTTCGAGGACAGCGGGGCCACCGAGGCCTGTCTGTGCTCCAGTGACGCGCTGTACGAGGAGCAGGCCGCCGAGGTCACCGCGTCCCTCAGGTCGGCGGGCGCCACGCAGGTGTTCCTCGCCGGGCGTCCCGGGCAGTACCCCGGTGTGGACGCCTACGTCTTCGCGGGCTGTGACGCCGTAGCCGTGCTCTCCGCCACCCTCGACCGCATGGGAGTGTCCTGA
- the scpA gene encoding methylmalonyl-CoA mutase has product MEPTGRIPDFSGIELGVPTVDGGPDEWRGAVKKAAGGDDLLWETPEGIAVKPLYTGQDLEGLDFLGTYPGIAPYLRGPYPTMYVNQPWTIRQYAGFSTAEESNAFYRRNLAAGQKGLSVAFDLPTHRGYDSDHPRVTGDVGMAGVAIDSIYDMRQLFDGIPLDKMTVSMTMNGAVLPVLALYIVAAEEQGVPPEKLAGTIQNDILKEFMVRNTYIYPPKPSMRIISDIFSFTSQRMPRYNSISISGYHIQEAGATADLELAYTLADGVEYIRAGREAGLDVDAFAPRLSFFWAIGMNFFMEIAKMRAARLLWARLVKQFDPQNAKSLSLRTHSQTSGWSLTAQDVFNNVTRTCVEAMAATQGHTQSLHTNALDEALALPTDFSARIARNTQLLIQQESGTTRVIDPWGGSAYIEKLTYDLARRAWQHIEEVEAAGGMAKAIDAGIPKLRIEEAAARTQARIDSGRQPVVGVNKYRVETDEEIDVLKVDNSSVRTQQIEKLRRLRAERDERACQDSLEALTRAAGGEGNLLELAVNAARAKATVGEISDALEKVYGRHASQIRTISGVYRNEAGASPSVERTRTLVESFEEAEGRRPRILVAKMGQDGHDRGQKVIATAFADLGFDVDVGPLFQTPGEVARQAVEADVHIVGVSSLAAGHLTLVPALREQLAEEGREDIMIVVGGVIPPQDVPTLLEMGAAAVFPPGTVIPDAAYDLVERLATDLGHGL; this is encoded by the coding sequence ATGGAACCGACAGGGCGGATCCCCGACTTCTCCGGGATCGAGCTGGGGGTCCCGACCGTGGACGGCGGCCCCGACGAGTGGCGCGGCGCCGTCAAGAAGGCGGCCGGCGGCGACGACCTCCTCTGGGAGACCCCGGAGGGCATCGCGGTCAAGCCGCTGTACACCGGGCAGGACCTGGAGGGCCTGGACTTCCTGGGTACGTACCCGGGCATCGCCCCGTATCTGCGCGGCCCGTACCCGACGATGTACGTCAACCAGCCCTGGACGATCCGCCAGTACGCGGGCTTCTCCACGGCCGAGGAGTCCAACGCCTTCTACCGGCGCAACCTGGCGGCCGGTCAGAAGGGCCTGTCCGTCGCCTTCGACCTGCCCACGCACCGGGGTTACGACAGCGACCACCCGCGGGTGACCGGTGACGTCGGCATGGCGGGTGTCGCCATCGACTCCATCTACGACATGCGGCAGCTGTTCGACGGCATTCCGCTGGACAAGATGACCGTGTCGATGACGATGAATGGCGCCGTGCTGCCCGTCCTCGCGCTCTACATCGTCGCCGCGGAGGAACAGGGCGTACCGCCCGAGAAGTTGGCCGGGACCATCCAGAACGACATCCTCAAGGAGTTCATGGTCCGCAACACCTACATCTATCCGCCGAAGCCGTCGATGCGGATCATCTCCGACATCTTCTCCTTCACCTCGCAGCGGATGCCGCGCTACAACTCCATCTCCATCTCCGGCTATCACATCCAGGAAGCGGGAGCGACGGCCGACCTGGAGCTGGCGTACACGCTCGCGGACGGCGTGGAGTACATCCGGGCCGGGCGCGAAGCCGGCCTGGACGTCGACGCGTTCGCGCCCCGGCTCTCGTTCTTCTGGGCGATCGGCATGAACTTCTTCATGGAGATCGCCAAGATGCGGGCGGCACGGCTGCTTTGGGCCAGGCTGGTGAAACAGTTCGACCCGCAGAACGCCAAGTCCCTTTCCCTGCGCACCCATTCACAGACCTCGGGCTGGTCGCTGACCGCGCAGGACGTGTTCAACAACGTGACGCGTACGTGCGTGGAGGCGATGGCGGCCACCCAGGGCCACACCCAGTCGCTGCACACCAACGCCCTCGACGAGGCGCTCGCCCTGCCCACCGACTTCTCGGCGCGCATCGCCCGCAACACCCAGCTGCTGATCCAGCAGGAGTCCGGCACGACCCGGGTGATCGACCCGTGGGGCGGCAGCGCGTACATCGAGAAACTGACGTACGACCTCGCGCGCCGGGCCTGGCAGCACATCGAGGAGGTCGAGGCGGCGGGCGGCATGGCGAAGGCCATCGACGCGGGCATCCCCAAGCTGCGCATCGAGGAGGCAGCGGCCCGTACCCAGGCCCGCATCGACTCCGGCCGCCAGCCGGTCGTCGGCGTGAACAAGTACCGCGTGGAGACCGACGAGGAGATCGACGTCCTCAAGGTCGACAACTCCTCGGTACGCACCCAGCAGATCGAGAAGCTGCGGCGGCTGCGCGCGGAGCGCGACGAGCGGGCCTGCCAGGACTCGCTGGAGGCCCTGACCCGGGCGGCGGGCGGTGAGGGCAACCTGCTGGAGCTCGCAGTGAACGCGGCCCGCGCCAAGGCCACCGTCGGGGAGATCTCCGACGCCCTGGAGAAGGTGTACGGGCGGCACGCGAGCCAGATCCGTACGATCTCCGGTGTGTACCGCAACGAAGCCGGCGCGTCCCCGTCCGTCGAGCGCACGCGCACGCTGGTGGAGTCCTTCGAGGAGGCCGAGGGGCGCCGCCCGCGCATCCTGGTCGCCAAGATGGGCCAGGACGGCCACGACCGCGGCCAGAAGGTGATCGCGACCGCCTTCGCCGACCTCGGCTTCGACGTCGACGTCGGCCCGCTGTTCCAGACACCGGGCGAGGTGGCGCGCCAGGCCGTCGAGGCGGACGTGCACATCGTCGGGGTGTCCTCGCTGGCCGCCGGGCACCTGACCCTCGTACCGGCGTTGCGGGAGCAGCTCGCGGAGGAGGGGCGCGAGGACATCATGATCGTGGTCGGCGGGGTGATTCCGCCGCAGGACGTGCCCACGCTCCTGGAGATGGGCGCGGCGGCCGTCTTCCCGCCCGGGACCGTGATCCCGGACGCGGCGTACGACCTGGTCGAGCGCCTGGCCACCGACCTCGGCCACGGCCTCTGA
- a CDS encoding LysE family translocator → MVSTDRFLAFAAMSLLVVMIPGPSVLFVIGRALAHGRRTAVATALGNVFGSYLLVVAVAVGVGSIVERSVTVYLAVKLAGAAYLIFLGVQAFRHRKEMRASDIAERADAPARGDLRTVLDGVLVGVTNPKGIVFFAAVLPQFVDHSAGQVPLQMLLLGLIPITIGLVTDTLWGLTAAQARNWFARSDRRLSMIGGAGGLTMVGLGVTVATTGRAD, encoded by the coding sequence ATGGTGTCGACGGATCGGTTCCTGGCCTTCGCGGCGATGTCGCTGCTGGTGGTCATGATCCCGGGGCCTAGCGTGCTGTTCGTGATCGGCAGGGCTCTCGCCCATGGCCGGCGCACGGCGGTGGCGACGGCGCTGGGGAACGTCTTCGGTTCGTATCTGCTGGTCGTGGCGGTCGCCGTGGGCGTCGGCTCGATAGTGGAGCGGTCGGTCACCGTCTACCTGGCGGTGAAGCTGGCGGGGGCCGCCTATCTGATCTTCCTCGGTGTCCAGGCGTTCCGGCACCGCAAGGAGATGCGCGCGTCGGACATCGCGGAGCGGGCCGACGCGCCCGCCCGCGGCGATCTGCGGACGGTCCTGGACGGCGTACTCGTCGGCGTCACCAACCCGAAGGGCATCGTCTTCTTCGCGGCGGTGCTCCCCCAGTTCGTCGACCACTCGGCCGGTCAAGTACCCCTGCAGATGCTGCTGTTGGGCCTGATCCCGATAACCATCGGCCTGGTCACGGACACCTTGTGGGGTCTGACCGCGGCCCAGGCCCGCAACTGGTTCGCCCGCTCGGACCGCCGGCTGTCGATGATCGGCGGCGCGGGCGGCCTCACGATGGTCGGCCTCGGGGTGACGGTCGCGACGACGGGCCGCGCGGACTGA
- a CDS encoding MFS transporter — MPSATANYRTLLRTSGAAAFFLPAAVGRLGIAMTGIGIVWLVHARTGSYAAAGLVTGGFAVADAVAGPQLGRLTDRFGQARVLPCALAAHAGAVALLLTGAAADLVAGVLVGATLPQLSALSAARWSALLSGERAAALPTAFALEALANGVSYLAGPALVSVLGAAGRPGAGVLLAAALVVGGGLALAAQRRTMPPLTGRAERRHAGRALLRSTFLRQVALGLALGVFFGAMQVSVAAYAVGRGTPDAAALLYFAANCTNLVGGWAYGAWFHGGSPRRRQAAAAACLTLASLPLTFLDAPLAIGATLALTGLAVPVLLILTSVLTDSAVPRAVLTQAFTWGNSASAAGSAGAAAVAGRVVDTGGAHGGFAVAAGAAAMMTILALGGLRDSSPPVPKPSAPTKTTPPTPPATDGTPKRPSL; from the coding sequence GTGCCTTCGGCTACGGCGAACTACCGCACTCTGCTGCGCACTTCGGGTGCCGCGGCCTTCTTCCTTCCGGCCGCTGTCGGGCGTCTGGGCATCGCCATGACGGGGATCGGCATCGTCTGGCTGGTGCACGCTCGCACCGGGTCGTATGCCGCCGCGGGTCTCGTCACCGGCGGGTTCGCTGTCGCGGACGCCGTCGCCGGGCCCCAGCTCGGGCGCCTCACAGACCGGTTCGGGCAGGCGCGGGTGCTTCCCTGCGCGCTGGCCGCGCATGCCGGGGCCGTGGCGCTGCTGCTCACCGGCGCCGCCGCGGACCTCGTCGCCGGAGTGCTCGTCGGGGCGACGCTGCCCCAGCTCAGTGCCCTGTCCGCCGCACGCTGGTCCGCCCTGCTGTCCGGCGAACGAGCTGCCGCGCTGCCCACCGCCTTCGCCCTGGAGGCCCTCGCCAACGGCGTGTCCTACCTGGCCGGCCCGGCTCTGGTGAGCGTCCTCGGTGCGGCGGGCCGCCCGGGCGCCGGGGTGCTGCTCGCCGCCGCACTCGTCGTGGGCGGCGGGCTCGCCCTAGCCGCCCAGCGCCGCACCATGCCGCCCCTCACCGGCCGCGCCGAACGCCGGCACGCCGGACGCGCCCTGCTCCGCTCCACGTTCCTGCGGCAGGTCGCGCTCGGTCTCGCACTCGGGGTGTTCTTCGGCGCGATGCAGGTGTCCGTCGCCGCGTACGCCGTCGGACGCGGCACGCCGGACGCGGCGGCGCTGCTCTACTTCGCCGCCAACTGCACCAACCTGGTGGGGGGTTGGGCCTACGGAGCATGGTTTCACGGCGGCTCACCCCGGCGCCGCCAGGCGGCGGCCGCCGCCTGCCTCACCCTCGCGAGCCTCCCGCTGACCTTCCTCGACGCGCCCCTCGCGATCGGTGCCACCCTCGCCCTGACCGGACTCGCCGTGCCGGTCCTGCTGATCCTCACCTCCGTCCTGACGGACTCGGCGGTCCCACGCGCCGTCCTCACCCAGGCCTTCACCTGGGGAAACTCCGCGAGCGCGGCAGGATCGGCGGGGGCCGCGGCGGTCGCCGGGCGGGTGGTGGACACGGGCGGCGCGCACGGCGGTTTCGCCGTGGCGGCGGGGGCCGCGGCGATGATGACGATCCTGGCGCTCGGCGGCCTGCGGGACTCGTCACCGCCCGTGCCGAAGCCGTCCGCACCCACGAAAACCACGCCGCCGACCCCACCGGCCACAGACGGAACACCAAAACGACCTTCCCTCTGA
- a CDS encoding S1 family peptidase has product MFGLTLAKKAAAVTAAVAAAATTCLLGATTASAAPQPIVGGSTTTAAAYPYVMQITDSSQSQFCGGTLVSATKVVTAAHCMVGETTSSVRVVGGRTYRNGTNGTVSRVSKIWIHPSYVDAEQGDDVAVLTLSTSMPYTPISYVSSSETSVYAAGTTARILGWGTTSSGGSSSNQLRTATVPTVSNATCSSAYGSSYISSDMVCAGYTSGGVDTCQGDSGGPLIIGGKLAGITSWGYGCADAEYPGVYTRLTTFSSLVTTQVNS; this is encoded by the coding sequence ATGTTCGGGCTCACCCTTGCCAAGAAGGCCGCCGCCGTCACCGCGGCGGTCGCCGCCGCCGCGACGACCTGTCTGCTCGGCGCGACCACAGCGAGCGCCGCTCCCCAGCCCATCGTCGGCGGTTCGACCACCACGGCGGCCGCGTACCCGTACGTCATGCAGATCACCGACTCCTCGCAGAGCCAGTTCTGCGGCGGCACCCTGGTGTCGGCGACCAAGGTCGTCACCGCCGCCCACTGCATGGTCGGCGAGACCACGAGCAGCGTCAGAGTCGTCGGCGGCCGCACCTACCGCAACGGCACCAACGGTACGGTCAGCCGGGTCAGCAAGATATGGATCCACCCGAGCTACGTGGACGCCGAGCAGGGTGACGACGTCGCCGTCCTGACCCTGTCGACCTCCATGCCGTACACGCCCATCAGCTACGTCTCCTCCTCCGAGACCAGCGTGTACGCGGCCGGCACCACCGCCCGCATCCTCGGCTGGGGCACCACCAGCTCGGGCGGCTCGTCCTCCAACCAGCTGCGCACCGCCACGGTCCCGACCGTCTCGAACGCCACCTGCTCCTCGGCGTACGGCTCGTCCTACATCTCCTCCGACATGGTCTGCGCCGGCTACACCTCGGGCGGCGTGGACACCTGCCAGGGCGACAGCGGCGGCCCGCTGATCATCGGCGGCAAGCTCGCCGGCATCACCTCGTGGGGCTACGGCTGCGCGGACGCCGAGTACCCCGGCGTCTACACCCGCCTGACCACCTTCTCCAGCCTGGTGACGACACAGGTCAACTCCTAG
- a CDS encoding winged helix DNA-binding domain-containing protein encodes MTKTTSTAPVLSVRELNRATLDRQLLLRRATLSATDAVEHLVGLQAQNVKPPYYALAARLEGFEPEELSAAMESREVVRIVTMRSTIHTHTADDCLTLRPLVQAARERELYGFRHGLAGVDLDRLTAISRELVEAEPRTLKQLREALLVEWPDADPLALAIAARCRLPLVQVTPRGLWGRSGQVALTTAEHWLGRPAEPAPAPDATVLRYLAAFGPASVKDMQTWAGLTRLREVFERLRPQLVTFRDEHGVELFDLPDAPRPDEDTPAPPRLLPEFDNLLLSHADRSRVVSADYKGRSWQGNQAFCTLLVDGFLEGVWRLEESPDEAVITIEPFGTLTRRQRDEVVEEATRMLSVLSTASSYDIRFGTVVRG; translated from the coding sequence ATGACGAAGACGACCTCGACCGCCCCCGTGCTGAGCGTCCGTGAGCTGAACCGCGCGACCCTCGACCGGCAGCTGCTCCTGCGCCGGGCCACCCTGTCCGCGACGGACGCCGTCGAACACCTCGTCGGTCTCCAGGCGCAGAACGTGAAGCCCCCGTACTACGCCCTCGCCGCCCGCCTGGAGGGATTCGAGCCCGAGGAACTCTCCGCCGCCATGGAGTCGCGCGAGGTCGTACGCATCGTGACCATGCGCTCCACCATCCACACCCACACCGCCGACGACTGCCTCACCCTGCGGCCGCTCGTGCAGGCCGCACGCGAGCGGGAGCTGTACGGCTTCCGCCACGGGCTCGCCGGTGTGGACCTCGACCGGCTCACCGCGATCAGCCGGGAACTCGTCGAGGCCGAGCCGCGCACTCTGAAGCAGCTGCGCGAGGCACTGCTCGTCGAATGGCCGGACGCCGACCCACTGGCCCTCGCCATCGCGGCCCGCTGCCGGCTGCCCCTCGTCCAGGTCACCCCGCGCGGCCTGTGGGGCCGCAGCGGACAGGTCGCGCTCACCACCGCCGAGCACTGGCTCGGCCGGCCCGCGGAGCCCGCGCCCGCCCCCGACGCCACCGTCCTGCGCTATCTCGCCGCCTTCGGTCCCGCCTCCGTCAAGGACATGCAGACCTGGGCCGGTCTGACCCGGCTGCGCGAGGTCTTCGAACGGCTGCGGCCGCAACTGGTCACCTTCCGCGACGAGCACGGTGTCGAGCTCTTCGACCTGCCGGACGCGCCCCGCCCGGACGAGGACACACCGGCCCCGCCGCGGCTGCTCCCCGAGTTCGACAATCTGCTCCTCTCGCACGCCGACCGCTCCCGGGTGGTGTCCGCCGACTACAAGGGCCGCTCCTGGCAGGGCAACCAGGCCTTCTGCACGCTTCTCGTCGACGGGTTCCTGGAGGGCGTGTGGCGGCTGGAGGAGTCCCCCGACGAGGCCGTGATCACCATCGAGCCCTTCGGCACGCTCACCAGGAGGCAGCGGGACGAAGTGGTCGAGGAGGCGACGCGGATGCTGTCGGTGCTGAGCACGGCGTCCTCGTACGACATCCGGTTCGGGACCGTCGTACGGGGCTGA